CATTCGCCCGTCGACGTCCAGTTCGTCCTTGATCCCAAAGCCGGCGTGCGTTCGGCGCCCGCCGCGCCGTCGCGGCCATCGCCGGTGGGCGCGCGCAGTGGAGCCGCAGCCGTCGATGCCGCAGTCGGCGCCGTCCACGCGGCGCAGGCCGCGCGCGCGAGCGGCATGGGCGCAGGCGGCACGCTGGCGGGCCTCGGCGCGCACGCGCACGCCGCGCAACTGACCGACGATGCCGCCGACCTCGATCTCCCCAGCCTCGACGCGAACGAAGCGGCAGCCGCACGCCGTACGTGGCGTCCAGGCGCGGCTGCGACGGCCGCGAACGGCGAAAGCGACTCGATGTACGAGCGTTCGAAGCTGAACCCCGTGCTCACCTTCGACAACTTCGTGACCGGCAAGGCGAACCAGCTGGCGCGCGCGGCCGCGATCCAGGTCGCCGACAACCCGGGTATCTCGTACAACCCGCTGTTCCTTTACGGCGGCGTGGGCCTCGGCAAGACTCACCTGATTCACGCGATCGGCAATCAGTTGCTGATGGACAAAGCCGGTGCGCGCATCCGCTACATCCACGCGGAGCAGTACGTGTCGGACGTGGTGAAGGCGTATCAACGCAAGGCATTCGACGACTTCAAGCGCTACTACCATTCGCTCGACCTGCTGCTGATCGACGATATTCAGTTCTTTTCGGGCAAATCCCGCACGCAGGAAGAGTTCTTCTACGCGTTCGAGGCATTGGTTGCGAACAAGGCACAGGTGATCATCACCAGCGATACCTATCCGAAAGAAATCTCAGGTATCGACGACCGTCTGATCTCGCGCTTCGATTCCGGCCTCACCGTCGCAATCGAGCCGCCCGAGCTTGAAATGCGAGTCGCGATTCTGATGCGCAAGGCGCAATCGGAAGGCGTGAATCTGAACGAGGATGTCGCGTTTTTTGTCGCGAAGCATCTGCGCTCGAACGTTCGCGAACTGGAAGGCGCGCTGCGCAAGATTCTCGCGTACTCGAAGTTCCACGGCCGCGAGATCACGATCGAGCTGACCAAGGAAGCACTGAAAGACCTGTTGACGGTACAAAACCGGCAGATTTCGGTGGAAAACATCCAGAAAACGGTCGCCGACTTCTACAGCATCAAGGTCGCCGACATGTATTCGAAGAAGCGTCCGGCCAATATCGCGCGTCCGCGCCAGATTGCGATGTACCTGGCCAAGGAACTGACGCAGAAGAGCCTGCCGGAAATCGGCGAGCTGTTCGGCGGGCGCGACCACACGACGGTGCTGCATGCGGTGCGCAAGATCGCCGACGAGCGCGGCAAGGACGCGCAGCTCAACCACGAGCTTCACGTGCTGGAGCAGACGCTGAAGGGTTGAGACGGGGTTAGGGGGCCAGATCAGGTCGAAGGTTTCCTCGAACCGGTCGGAAAATTCGATCTGTTTATTGCGCAAGCCACCCCCAATTTAGGGAAGTGCTTCCATTTTCAGGCACAATACAGGTTTAACCGTCCGGAAAAAGCGGGCGGGATTCAAATGCCGTGACTGGCGCAGCACCGCGCCGGCGGGGGGCCGGGGCCGCGCGCTTCAATACTGCTGGGCAAGGCGCGCAGGCCGTCACATCAACGAAGGAACTCTATGCAACTGGTCAAGACCGAACGCGATAACCTCCTCAGGCCGCTGCAAACCGTGAGCGGCATTGTCGAACGCCGTCATACGTTGCCGATCCTCGCCAATTTGCTGATTACCAAGAACGGCCCGGACGTCTCGTTCCTGTCCACCGACCTCGAACTGCAAATCACCACGCGCGCTGACTTCGGCGTCGGCGGCGACTCGGTGGCCACGACGGTGGCGGCACGCAAGCTGCTCGACATTCTGCGCGCCATGCCCGACGGGCAAGTCACGCTGACCCTGAACGACAAACGCCTGACGGTCCAGTCCGGCAAAAGCCGTTTCGCATTGCAGACGCTGGCGGC
The DNA window shown above is from Paraburkholderia sp. PGU19 and carries:
- the dnaA gene encoding chromosomal replication initiator protein DnaA — its product is MNEFWQHCSALLERELTPQQYVTWIKPLAPVAFDADANTLSIAAPNRFKLDWVKSQFSGRITDLARDFWHSPVDVQFVLDPKAGVRSAPAAPSRPSPVGARSGAAAVDAAVGAVHAAQAARASGMGAGGTLAGLGAHAHAAQLTDDAADLDLPSLDANEAAAARRTWRPGAAATAANGESDSMYERSKLNPVLTFDNFVTGKANQLARAAAIQVADNPGISYNPLFLYGGVGLGKTHLIHAIGNQLLMDKAGARIRYIHAEQYVSDVVKAYQRKAFDDFKRYYHSLDLLLIDDIQFFSGKSRTQEEFFYAFEALVANKAQVIITSDTYPKEISGIDDRLISRFDSGLTVAIEPPELEMRVAILMRKAQSEGVNLNEDVAFFVAKHLRSNVRELEGALRKILAYSKFHGREITIELTKEALKDLLTVQNRQISVENIQKTVADFYSIKVADMYSKKRPANIARPRQIAMYLAKELTQKSLPEIGELFGGRDHTTVLHAVRKIADERGKDAQLNHELHVLEQTLKG